From a region of the Trueperaceae bacterium genome:
- a CDS encoding nucleotidyltransferase domain-containing protein produces MDRGTLITRLASELAGESDVVAAYLFSSTARGQAQGVGSDVDVGVLFTDTPPTVERLFRRVEIARLLEAALEVAVDVVDLRAAPPTSTIR; encoded by the coding sequence GTGGACCGAGGAACCCTGATAACCAGGCTCGCGAGCGAACTCGCCGGCGAAAGCGACGTCGTGGCCGCTTACCTGTTCAGCTCCACCGCTCGTGGACAAGCGCAGGGTGTTGGTAGCGACGTGGACGTCGGCGTGCTGTTCACCGACACGCCTCCCACGGTGGAACGCCTGTTCCGCCGCGTCGAGATCGCGAGGCTACTCGAAGCCGCGTTGGAGGTAGCCGTCGACGTGGTCGACCTCCGCGCCGCGCCCCCCACCTCAACCATCAGGTAA
- a CDS encoding NHL repeat-containing protein encodes MPTPQVAFTSPSEGAVVHGPRTVTVQVALVDALPTATIDVTTDARSHSSNRTGDTLEVELELKDHLNSLTVTVANPGQPVPGTATLHLDYPFLTLSDQQAASVVIGQPDFVTDTEADPTKTIWNPYVRPLVMDGVLYLSDYSQGRVMGYDTVPTANGAAADFVLGKSDFLDTDSTPGPAKMDGPQTLATDGRRLYVIDYSWNRILRYDTQPTTDGASADHVIGQPDFTTTASATSSTRLNHPESMFIAAGKLIVADSGNNRVLIWSEVPNAIDVPADIVLGQPDMVSGDANRGGPVGAATLYDPTDVWSDGQRLVVTDGGNNRVLIWNTFPTVDGAPADVVLGQPDMTSDSPGLADDRLDYPYSLHSNGNQLFVADSDNNRVLVWDSFPTATGQKPDRVLGQPDFTTGAYGLSATGMGYPTGVYVDGNRLFVADNDNLRYLIFVGAEE; translated from the coding sequence GTGCCGACACCGCAGGTCGCTTTCACCTCGCCCTCGGAGGGGGCTGTCGTCCACGGCCCCCGCACCGTCACGGTGCAGGTCGCCCTCGTCGACGCCCTCCCCACGGCGACCATAGACGTCACGACCGACGCGCGCAGCCATAGCAGCAACCGCACCGGCGACACGCTCGAGGTCGAACTGGAGCTGAAGGACCACCTGAACAGCCTGACGGTGACGGTCGCCAACCCCGGCCAGCCCGTGCCGGGCACGGCCACCCTCCACCTCGACTACCCGTTCCTGACCCTGAGCGACCAGCAGGCCGCGAGCGTCGTGATCGGCCAGCCGGACTTCGTGACCGACACCGAGGCCGATCCGACCAAGACGATCTGGAACCCCTACGTCAGGCCGCTCGTCATGGACGGCGTCTTGTACCTCTCCGACTACAGCCAGGGTCGGGTCATGGGTTACGACACCGTGCCGACCGCCAACGGCGCGGCCGCGGACTTCGTGCTCGGCAAGAGCGACTTCCTCGACACGGACTCCACACCCGGCCCAGCGAAGATGGACGGCCCGCAGACGCTCGCGACGGACGGTCGGCGCCTGTACGTGATCGATTACTCGTGGAACCGCATCCTCCGGTACGACACCCAGCCCACCACCGACGGGGCAAGCGCCGATCACGTGATCGGGCAACCCGACTTCACCACCACGGCCTCCGCCACGTCCTCCACGAGGCTCAACCATCCCGAGAGCATGTTCATCGCCGCGGGCAAGCTCATCGTCGCGGACTCGGGCAACAACCGGGTGCTCATCTGGTCCGAGGTCCCTAACGCCATCGACGTGCCGGCCGACATCGTGCTCGGACAGCCCGACATGGTCTCGGGGGACGCGAACCGTGGCGGTCCCGTGGGCGCCGCCACGCTTTACGACCCGACGGACGTCTGGAGCGACGGGCAGCGCCTGGTCGTGACCGACGGGGGCAACAACCGCGTGCTCATCTGGAACACCTTCCCGACTGTGGACGGAGCCCCGGCCGACGTGGTGCTGGGCCAGCCCGACATGACGAGTGACTCGCCCGGCCTCGCCGATGACCGTCTCGACTACCCCTACAGCCTCCACAGCAACGGCAACCAGCTCTTCGTGGCCGACTCCGACAACAACCGCGTGCTCGTGTGGGACTCGTTCCCCACCGCCACCGGTCAGAAGCCCGACCGGGTGCTGGGTCAACCCGACTTCACCACGGGCGCGTACGGACTGAGCGCGACCGGCATGGGCTACCCGACCGGCGTGTACGTGGACGGCAACCGCCTGTTCGTTGCCGACAACGACAACCTTCGCTACCTGATCTTCGTCGGCGCGGAGGAGTGA
- a CDS encoding Glu/Leu/Phe/Val dehydrogenase, whose amino-acid sequence MNTLEEMRAAGHEQVTYFFDEATGLRAIVAIHSTRLGPALGGCRVWPYESEEAALYDVLRLSKGMTYKNAAMGLALGGGKAVIIADSRTQKTPALFEAFGRAVERLGGRYITAEDVGTEPDDMVAVSRVTKHVAGLPATSGDPSPATAFGVYSGMRAALRHAFGSDDLTGKRVAVQGLGAVGMSLCERLHEAGAKLVVTDIAQARLDKAVADFGATAVGSDEIYGVDCDVFAPCALGAVVNDATLPRLKARVIAGSANNQLAEPRHADALRERGIVYAPDFIINGGGVINVAAELEPGGYDRERAYARVAGIGEKVAAALRLADERGISADAAAVLMAEERLKTAQGA is encoded by the coding sequence ATGAACACCCTCGAGGAGATGCGGGCCGCCGGTCACGAGCAGGTGACCTACTTCTTCGACGAGGCGACCGGCCTCAGGGCCATCGTCGCCATCCACAGCACGCGCCTTGGTCCGGCGCTGGGCGGTTGTCGCGTCTGGCCGTACGAGAGCGAGGAGGCGGCGCTCTACGACGTGCTGCGGCTCAGCAAGGGCATGACCTACAAGAACGCCGCCATGGGGCTGGCGTTGGGCGGCGGCAAGGCCGTCATCATCGCCGACTCGCGCACCCAGAAGACGCCCGCGCTGTTCGAGGCGTTCGGTCGCGCGGTGGAGCGCCTGGGTGGGCGCTACATCACCGCGGAAGACGTGGGCACCGAACCCGATGACATGGTGGCCGTTAGCCGCGTCACGAAGCACGTGGCCGGCCTGCCCGCCACGAGCGGCGACCCCTCGCCGGCCACGGCCTTCGGCGTCTACAGCGGCATGCGGGCCGCGCTGAGGCACGCCTTCGGGAGCGACGACCTGACGGGCAAGCGGGTAGCCGTGCAGGGCCTCGGCGCCGTGGGCATGAGCCTCTGCGAGCGCCTGCACGAGGCCGGCGCCAAGCTCGTCGTGACCGACATCGCCCAGGCGCGCCTCGACAAGGCGGTCGCGGACTTCGGGGCGACGGCCGTCGGGAGCGACGAGATCTACGGCGTGGATTGCGACGTGTTCGCCCCCTGCGCCCTAGGCGCCGTCGTGAACGACGCCACCCTGCCGCGCCTCAAGGCTCGCGTCATCGCGGGCTCGGCCAACAACCAGTTGGCCGAACCGCGCCACGCCGACGCCCTCAGGGAGCGCGGCATCGTCTACGCGCCCGACTTCATCATCAACGGTGGCGGCGTCATCAACGTGGCGGCCGAGCTCGAGCCGGGCGGTTACGACAGGGAGCGGGCCTACGCCCGCGTGGCCGGTATTGGCGAGAAGGTGGCGGCCGCGCTGCGTCTCGCGGACGAGCGCGGCATCTCGGCCGACGCCGCCGCGGTGCTCATGGCCGAGGAGCGGCTGAAGACCGCGCAGGGCGCCTGA
- a CDS encoding DUF86 domain-containing protein, whose amino-acid sequence MVQEALVRERLKLLASYIDDLQGVRETSEAEYAGNIVLQRFVERTLHLAIEACHYVGFHVISSEGYREPRFAREVVDVLADNGWIGRDSRERLQGMAGFRNLLVHDYATIEPRLVLEVLRTRLEDLSAFGAEVPHRLDAAAAP is encoded by the coding sequence GTGGTGCAGGAAGCACTCGTCCGGGAACGCTTGAAGCTGCTCGCGAGCTACATAGACGACTTGCAGGGCGTGCGCGAGACTAGCGAGGCGGAGTACGCCGGCAACATCGTGCTGCAGCGCTTCGTGGAGCGCACCCTGCATCTCGCCATCGAGGCCTGCCACTACGTCGGCTTTCACGTGATCTCCAGCGAGGGCTACCGCGAACCTCGTTTCGCCCGGGAAGTCGTCGACGTGCTGGCCGACAACGGCTGGATAGGTCGGGACTCCAGGGAACGGCTTCAGGGGATGGCGGGGTTCAGGAACCTCCTCGTGCACGACTACGCGACGATAGAGCCCCGGTTGGTGCTCGAGGTGCTGAGGACCAGGCTCGAGGACCTGAGCGCGTTCGGTGCGGAGGTACCCCACAGGCTCGACGCCGCCGCCGCGCCCTGA